One genomic region from Mauremys reevesii isolate NIE-2019 linkage group 7, ASM1616193v1, whole genome shotgun sequence encodes:
- the RBP4 gene encoding retinol-binding protein 4: protein MAQAGRFLAWLLLVALGLLGGGCRAERDCRVSNFRVQENFDKARYTGTWYAMAKKDPEGLFLQDNVVAQFTIDENGQMSATAKGRVRLFNEWDVCADMIGSFTDTEDPAKFKMKYWGVASFLQKGNDDHWVIDTDYDTYALHYSCRQLNDDGTCADSYSFVFSRDPKGLPPEAQRIVRQRQVDLCLDRKYRVIVHNGFCP, encoded by the exons ATGGCTCAGGCGGGGAGATTcctggcctggctgctgctggtggccCTGGGCCTGCTGGGTGGTGGATGCCGAGCGGAGCGGGACTGCAGAGTGAGCAACTTCAGAGTCCAAGAGAACTTCGACAAGGCTCGT tATACTGGCACCTGGTACGCCATGGCCAAAAAAGACCCCGAGGGGCTGTTCCTGCAGGACAATGTGGTAGCCCAGTTCACCATAGATGAGAATGGACAAATGAGCGCCACCGCCAAAGGCAGAGTCCGGCTGTTTAA TGAGTGGGATGTTTGCGCTGACATGATTGGCTCCTTCACTGACACTGAGGATCCTGCCAAGTTCAAGATGAAGTACTGGGGCGTAGCCTCTTTTCTCCAGAAGGGAA ATGATGATCACTGGGTGATCGACACAGATTATGACACTTATGCACTTCATTATTCCTGCCGCCAACTAAATGACGATGGCACCTGTGCTGATAGTTACTCCTTTGTGTTCTCCCGGGACCCGAAGGGATTGCCACCCGAGGCACAGAGAATTGTCAGGCAAAGGCAGGTCGACCTCTGCTTGGACAGAAAATACAGAGTTATTGTCCATAatg